In the genome of Photobacterium sp. TLY01, one region contains:
- a CDS encoding SPOR domain-containing protein, translated as MATKDYVKRGRAAKKPARKTPSRGSQPSGQFPVKWALIALCLVTALGYGLYFLSSSPQPAVSDTTPARQTPVKDKTPPAPAAKPKQETSTKVDTKPVTAPKPQEKLPPKPAEKWRYIEELENKEVQVEAKKVPEKPGRPYLMQCGAYRSPAQAEERKAMIAFQGLTSQIKVSQGEKGSWYRVVLGPYPQKRKAESDRNMLRRAGIEPCAIWYWDA; from the coding sequence GTGGCAACCAAAGATTACGTCAAGCGAGGCCGGGCCGCGAAGAAGCCCGCCAGAAAAACGCCTTCCCGCGGCAGTCAACCCAGCGGCCAGTTCCCGGTAAAATGGGCGCTGATCGCCCTGTGTCTGGTCACAGCTCTGGGATATGGCCTGTATTTTCTGTCTTCGTCACCTCAACCTGCCGTCAGCGACACAACGCCTGCCCGACAGACGCCGGTCAAAGACAAAACGCCGCCGGCCCCTGCCGCCAAACCCAAGCAGGAAACCAGCACTAAAGTCGACACTAAGCCTGTGACTGCACCGAAACCACAGGAAAAACTGCCGCCTAAGCCGGCAGAAAAATGGCGCTACATCGAAGAGCTGGAAAACAAAGAAGTGCAAGTGGAAGCGAAAAAGGTGCCGGAGAAGCCGGGACGCCCTTATTTGATGCAGTGTGGCGCTTACCGCTCGCCCGCTCAGGCAGAAGAGCGTAAAGCCATGATTGCTTTCCAGGGGCTCACCAGCCAGATCAAAGTGTCTCAGGGTGAAAAAGGCAGCTGGTATCGCGTGGTGCTCGGTCCTTATCCTCAAAAACGCAAAGCCGAAAGTGATCGCAACATGCTGCGCCGGGCCGGTATTGAACCGTGCGCCATCTGGTATTGGGACGCCTGA
- the cytR gene encoding DNA-binding transcriptional regulator CytR, translating into MATMKDVAQLAGVSTATVSRALMNPEKVSASTRKKVEQAVMDAGYSPNSLARNLRRNESKTIVAIVPDICDPYFTEIIRGIEEAAMEYGYLVLLGDSGQQKSRENSFVNLVFTKQADGMLLLGTDLPFDISKPEQKNLPPMVMACEFAPELELPTVHIDNLTAAFEAVNYLTQMGHKHIAQITGPDSAMLCQFRSQGYQQALRRAGTELNPAYTVKSDFTFAGGARAVTTLLSLPEPPTALLCHNDVMAIGAMQQAKRLGINVPQDLSIVGFDDIQFAEYCDPPLTTVSQPRYEIGRQSMLMLLDILQGKDIAAGSRLLDAKLVIRESAAPPPGNSQ; encoded by the coding sequence ATGGCGACAATGAAGGATGTTGCCCAGCTGGCCGGAGTCTCCACCGCGACTGTGTCGCGCGCGTTGATGAACCCGGAAAAAGTGTCAGCCTCGACCCGTAAAAAAGTCGAACAGGCTGTCATGGATGCTGGCTATTCCCCCAATTCCCTGGCTCGTAACCTGAGGCGCAATGAATCTAAAACCATTGTCGCTATCGTCCCCGACATCTGTGATCCCTATTTCACAGAAATTATCCGGGGCATTGAAGAAGCGGCGATGGAATATGGCTATCTGGTACTGCTGGGCGACAGCGGCCAGCAGAAAAGCCGGGAAAACTCATTCGTGAATCTGGTGTTCACCAAGCAAGCAGACGGCATGTTACTGCTGGGCACGGATTTACCCTTTGATATCAGCAAACCGGAGCAAAAAAACCTGCCGCCTATGGTGATGGCCTGTGAGTTTGCCCCAGAGCTGGAGCTGCCGACCGTCCACATTGATAACCTGACCGCAGCATTTGAAGCCGTGAACTACCTGACCCAGATGGGCCACAAGCACATTGCCCAGATCACAGGCCCAGACAGTGCCATGCTCTGCCAGTTCCGCTCCCAGGGTTATCAGCAGGCCCTGCGCCGCGCCGGCACAGAACTGAATCCGGCTTACACAGTCAAAAGTGATTTCACTTTTGCCGGGGGGGCCCGCGCCGTGACCACCCTGTTATCGCTGCCCGAGCCGCCGACCGCCCTGCTGTGCCACAACGATGTCATGGCCATCGGTGCGATGCAGCAAGCCAAACGCCTCGGGATCAATGTCCCTCAGGATCTGTCCATCGTCGGGTTTGATGATATTCAGTTCGCCGAATACTGCGATCCGCCGCTGACCACAGTGTCGCAGCCCCGCTATGAAATTGGCCGACAGTCGATGCTGATGCTGCTGGATATCCTTCAGGGTAAAGACATCGCGGCCGGTTCGCGCCTGCTGGATGCCAAACTGGTGATCCGGGAAAGTGCCGCGCCACCGCCAGGCAATTCGCAATAG